The genomic DNA GCTACAATTTAGAACATAAATTGGTACAGGTAAAGTGAGTATATCTGCTATGTACAAACTGACAGGGTCCTGCAGTAGCATAAGCTAGCTCTTGAGCTTGTGCTTGCCTGGTCATATAGTAACTTCTTATTGTATGTACATTATTTCAAGTATAATTGCTCCTGTTactctacatatatatatatactatgttaaaaaaaaaaaaaaaaaagccagacacgcacttttttaattcaaatggTCCATGAGTGTATTTTCTTGAagtagaaaaaaagagagagtcaAACATTTTGGTTTTGCATCATAAAATCCATGTTTCTAAATGCACTATTTAATAAACCTATCGTGTGAATGGGTTTTGTCTCCAACATACGCCGTCGATGGCAACATTTACATCCAGGACTTGCCCTCCTCACCCTGCCTCAAACACTTCTAAATTAAGTTAATACAAGTCAAATcaattataaaatacaaaagaaaatgcattcTTAAAACaacaaaggggggaaaaaaagggggggggggaatcagGGACAGGatgattttgtttatgtatactttttttctgCACAAGCCAAGAGGGGCACACCTCAAAGCGACAagatcacacacacaagatGTGTAAAGCTCAGTGAGGTGAGAAACTAATCAGACTGTATTGAGGTAGCTGTGCTCTGCCCGGTGCAGAAAAACTGGCTTACggtatgttttttgttaaaaagtaaaaataaaaggaaaaacaccAAAATGGAGGTTATCATACAAAGGGgaagacaaacaaataaatgaaaacgcACACGTATTGCATGCAGGATACACAACATGCAGCTTCCATTTCAgaatctgatttattttctatgtgCTCCCTTCCCACCCGCCTGTCCTATACGCCTGTGACGCCACTCTGAACTCAAACATTCACACTGGACACAGTAAACAAATGTAAACAGCTTTCCTAGTCTCCCTGGCATTGTTTAGGCAGCTGCGTAGGACGCTTAAAATGGACTCTGTTCATGCACATggctttctttaaatatttgtgcATTTTGACAAAACTACCTGAACCCATTTCACTTTATACATGCATccttactttaaaataaaaatcccttGCCTCTGTGTGTTATGGCTTTATGGGaatatacaggaaaaaaaatcgtCAATCGGCTGCCTAAACCTAACCCCTCGTGAAGTCACGTCAGTGGATTCCTTTTAACacggataaaaaaaacaaaaaaacaagtgagTTGTACAAAATAGTGTTCAAACTTGGTACACATTGTAGAGCTTTTCCTCATGCACTGAAAGGGAGGACacacaaaaattaaacacaaagaaTTTAGTATTTCTAATTTGTTTGAAAtgcaatttctttaaaaaaaaaaaaaaaaaaaaaaaaaaaactaaaaaaggagaactaacaaagacaaaaaaaaaaaaaaaaaagaccgtTTTAAGACCAAACCAGCAGAACATCCACAGACGTgggaacaataataataatggtcaTTAATACTTAAAGACTTCAGCTCTATGTGGTCCCCTCCATACCCGCTATACGTGGTTTTAAAAAGAActttgttacatttattatattactgTTATGTTCGTGTTAACACAGTCCTCCTTGTGCACGTTCCTTGGTGCACTATCACacataacacatacacacacacattctttctaTCTACAGATTGAGTGAAGAGAGGGGAGGGGAAGGGGGATCGTGTTTCTGTGTTCAGATGAGTCAGGACCAGAACATTTCAGCCAAGTTAGTGTCAATGCTGTAGATCCAGAGCACCAGGGGAAGTGAGAGAGCCACAAATGGCCAGGAGATTCCCTCTGTGCAGGCGCTGAGCGAGCATGTCTTGCCCGTGGGTGAGTCCAAATCTTTACCGGGTTCGAGGTAATTCCTGGCTGCAAATTTCAGCACCTCATCCAGCAGGATGACAGGCAGCGAGATCTTCAACACCATTAACCACTGGGTTACATTCAGCGGTGTGATCTGGAAGATCATCTGAGGATGGCAGATCAAAAGTGAAATCATTAAGAGAAATATAGTCTTAAAGGCAAAACAAAAGCATGAATTTTTGAAGTTAAGAAGTTGTTTTATCAACAGCTGTAATGTTTTATAGGCACAGTGCCAGTCATGGACAgtgcagaaaaaaacagcatctATTTTGTGTAAAGCAATCTTCTTATTAAACAAAGCAGGCCAATTATGCTATCGTTGGCACTTATTCAACATtttatatcttaaaaaaaacatttcagaactAGTTGTATTTTATATCTCTGGTCTCGTACTGGCAGAGGCTCCACATAAAGGATGAGGAAGTGGAGGGACATGGAGAGGCAGATCGCTCCAAGCAGCCATACGTTCTCCCACGGGGGCATGCGCAACAGCGACTGGTTCTCTGACACGctgtaaaacacaaaaaaagaccaATGAGAACCCCTTATCGTAATTCAGGCCTGAAATAACTCAAGTTCCATGGACAACTAAAAAGTACTTGTACTAACCTGTTGAGGGCATTGCACATCTCAATTGTAACCAACACAGACAGGGCCATTGTCATAGGGTAAGGCGACTCGAACACCTCACAATTAATGCCTTCAaactctgggttctctggtccACACTGAAGGAAGTGACTCTGcaggatttaaagaaaaatatatgattttaaaatcaatttggCAGTAAAAGctagaagaatttttttttattaattattttaaccaACTTCCTAAAACCACtgtgtttatataaattataatcacTAACCAGCTGATAGAAGTTGACTCTTGGTCCATCTTCAGCAGCAATAAACCACCAAGCAGCAGCTCCAACAGTGGCAGCACCGACATAGCCTACAAAGcaaaatttaaagttaaacagatttttttttaaataataaaaaagaaaaaaatctgcagcACTGTGGTATAATTGTTGTATTATTCCAATTATATCATATTGACTGACTATTTTACTTCACAACAAATCTAAGACACAAAACATGCCTTATAAACGGGAAAAAGAGCTGTGAGCAAAGACATGTACAAACCCTGCTTTAATAAACATTGCTACATCTAATCACAAACAGACTTACAGCCAATAGCCAGGTATCGGAAAAAGAGCCAGCCAGAGATGAGGGGTTCCTTAGCATTACGAGGAGGTTTGCTCATGATGTCCAAATCAGGAGGGTTGAAGCCAAGGGCTGTAGCAGGAAGACCGTCTGTTACCAAGTTCACCCACAGCAACTGCACTGGAATAAGAGCCTCAGGGAATCCCAAAGCCGCAGTCAGGAAAATGCTGTAACAGTCAAACAAAAAGGTGTTACAGTCCCAGTTCTACAGCATGAAATTTCATTGAAGGTTAGGGAAACCAAACAGAAATCAGTTCTTACCAGACCACCTCTCCTACATTAGAGGAAATGAGGTAACGTATGAACTGCTTCATATTGTTGTAGATCGCTCGCCCCTCCTCCACGGCTGCTACGATGGTAGAAAAGTTATCATCAGCTAGCACCATCTCTGAGGCTGTCTTCGCAACAGCCGTTCCCGAGCCCATTGCAATGCCTATCTCTGCCTTTTTCAGTGCAGGAGCATCATTTACACCATCACCAGTCTAGAGTAGAGACACGCATGATTATAAAACTGGTGCGTACTGCAGAAGGTAATCCGTAACACTACTTAGaatgtataattaaaatagAACCCGTTACCATGGCCGTAATCTCATCACAGGACTGGAGGTACTCCACAATCTTGGATTTATGTGAAGGTTCAACACGGGCAAAGCAGCGAGCAGTGAGCACGGCTTCACGTTGAGCCAAAGGTGACAGGTCGTCAAACTCGCGGCCTGTGAAGGCCATGCGTGAAACATCATCGTTCTCTTTGAAGATACCAATGCGCCTGCAGATAGCCACGGCCGTGCCCTTGTTATCACCAGTGATCATGATAACATGGATGCCTGCCAGGCGGCACAGTTTGATGGAGGCGGCCACTTCAGCCCTGGGAGGGTCCAGCATGCCCACACAACCCACAAACGTCAGATCAGTCtgcaaaggaaaaacaaaatgccAATGAAAATTGGCTCTACACATTTGAGAACATTTCAAAAGATTTTAGCTGAGAATTCATTCTAAATATAGGACAGTATGTTAGAGGTTTAAATAACCAGCTCTTTTACTTCCATTTTTTGTACTACTTTTTCATAGCTGTGGTGACTAGCACAAGTTTTTGCTACTGGTGTAAAATAGCTTTACAAGGCCACAGCAATTTACATGAGAGCATGAATCGGCACTCTAAATACATCTGATATAAACTGGTCTATAGCTAAttcaatacaaaaaaacattattattaatagtaaccAATCACAGATTAGAGATGGGGTAAAATATGGAGCACTGTATATGGCTAACGGGTGCCTCCTAGTGGtacaaatgtgaaaaatgaGAGATCAGAGACCCATGGTCACTTGCATCTCAAACTTCATGAGTAAACTGttcatttattcttattttttatttttctggaaTTTTAAATTTGGCAATAATGAGTCTATGAGCTTTACATAACGAGTATAATATATTTCTGACCTCATAATTAACAAAGCAAGAAGAATCCTCCAGCCGAAGCTCCTCTTTGCTGATCGGATTGTCCCGTGTCGCCAGGGCCAGGCAACGCAGAGTATCCCGCCCTGTCCCGTACTCACGGATCACAGACAGGATCTTTTCCTTGATGCCTGGCGTCAGGGGGACTTTATTACCGCCCACACGGATGTGTGTACACCTGTCGATCACTCCCTCCGGAGCACCCTTCCCAAAcacaaaccaaataaataattgaataacaTTTATATACAAAGAATCTAAAAACATCtttcctaaaaaacaaacaaaaaaaaaactgataagtTCAGCTCTATTACTCTAACTTCTAGGACTCTTAGggattgtttttattctttgtggCTTCACAGAAATAATTCTAATATCAATGGcagaataataaatatattttgttcaCAGACTAAATTACTAATTTAAAAGAGCAGTTAGAATGTTCTGATTGCATtatctgcaaaaacaaaaaaagatgaagatAGAGGTCATAAGAAATTAATTGCTGCACTGATTACAgagaaccataaaaaaaaaaaaaatccccagcaGCAACTCACTGGGCatctttattaaattaaaatagacAGAAATAGAGGTCAAGCAAACGATTGGAGAACAGGGATACAGTTCTGAGATACATGCTATAATAAAGAAAGTGGGGTATGTGTGGGTGGATAAACAGCACAAAATAATTAGCACCAGGGGCTTTATGCACAAAAAGTAATAGAACAAAAGATTGTTATTATAAGCCAAGTTATATTTTTAGAACATTAGtctggaagattttttttttatgttcacacTGGGCACCTttcatttattctcattttcttaaaaaaactaaatattgttAGTCCCTGAATCAGTAAGGAATAAGGAATTCTAGTCAAGCCTCCCTATTTGAAAAAGTAAACATGACTATGTTCTTCTCTGTGATTACCTTGACAAACATCTTGCCGAGGCCGGAGCGGGCCTTGTTGGGGGTACAGTATACAGACATGGACTTCCTGTCGCGCGAGAACTCCAGTGTAAATTCTTTCTTCATTAGCTGCTTAATAACCTAAGCCAAAGAAGAATAAATGTATGATTAGCTGACCATAAAACTCGACATccttagcacacacacacatattagtAGAATAGTACATAAATGTTTACAGAGTTGCATGCGTTGGCCCGTTCTATCTTTGGAAGGGCAGTAAGATCATTGTCGAACACATTCATCTTCTCCACCAGGCATGTGAGGGCTGTTTCTGTTGCCTCTCCAACCTTCTCATATACTCCTTTGgcctaggaaaaaaaaaaaaaaaaaaaaacacaaacaggacACTTGTGAGAACAGGAGCAAGAGACAAGCTACACTGGTCAACTAACGCGTATGGGGGTACAGAAGAACAGACCTCATTATAGTCCAGAGAGGAGTCGTTGCACAGGGCACAAATTGTTGCCATCTCGACCAGGCCATCATACTTCGAGCATTTCACTGGTTTCCCCTCATGGAATCTAAGCATATATTaagaaattgttaaaaataataaaaactttactCATTACAGATAAATAATCATGTGTTTGGTTGGACTGAATAAAGTAACTCACACTTGTCCTTCAGGAGCGTATGTGGAGCCAGTAACGGTAAACTCTTTTAGAGAGCAACTGTCTCCCTGCACCTGGTCGACAATGAACATCTAGAAatacacagaaatacacacagtCATTTCAGCCAGCAGGTGGCGCATAAAAACActgcagtgtaaaaaaaaaaaaaaaaactccatccTGGGAATACAAAATTTCAGGCTACTTCTACAGGGGTCATGTTGGGGTCAGTACTAACCAACAAGtaactaaaaacaagaagaGTACCCTGGCTAATTGCCAAATTGGCCCTGGGATTTTTCCGGTGAGGAAAACCAGAGCCTTGGGATACAGCAGCAATGTCGCCATGGTGATGCAGCCAAACAATGAGCAAGAGAGAATAAAGAGAAACACAACTGAGTAAAAGCATTAAGCTGGCACTTCGTTTGGGAAAGCTGAGTGGCGCTTTGCAAACGGTTTGAGTAAGAAAACTCCAAATGAAAGCTCAGTGCATCGTTCTTCTCTCTCTAGCTCGTAGTTTTAGTCATCACGCTTAAATAAACAACCCACGCTACAGACAGGATAGTGCTGGTAAGagcaaaaagataaataaaacagattacATTCCTTCTGATGACCGGCTATTTTTAACATCAACCCTTTCACACTGGAGGAAAAATGAGCGATGAAGTGTTTATACCAAAAGATTTTAGCCACTCTTCTCCTGCTCAAAAGGATTCAAATAAATGTAGAGTCATTTCACagacccgtttttttttttttttttacaggtcataacaCTATTCAGAGGCATTAAACCTGTTCTGCTGTTGCACAAGTGTGTGcaagtgtatgtatgtgaagtCTGCAGTAACACGACTGCTATGTTAAACAGTGCTCCTAAACACAAGGTCAGTTAAGCAACACCACTGCATGTAACTGACTACCGCATACTGATGAGCACTCAAAGAGCAGTGATAGAGCAAAAAAAACGTCAGGAAGAGGCAAAACGTTGTGTTAATgacaaaaaaggaagaaaagatgATATTTCGAAAGTGAGAAGGGGGGAGGGTTGAGATAGACTGAGATGGGTGAAATACAAACATACATCCCTTGTAAAAACATTGGAAGGTAGCAGAATAACACAAGATCATCGGAGGAACTGCTACATCAGCATACTAAATGGcctcttaaaaaattaaatgaaattaaatttacacaagCTTTTCCTTCCAGAATTAGTTGATCAAAACCGTTAGTTTTTTGCACTCAAGATCAAATTCTTGGCTAAATAACTATTTATGGTGAAACAAATCAAACTGTGCATCATtccatgcaaacaaacaaaggtCAGGCAGATTTGTAGGTATGTTACTTATGTTTTAGCACACCACTAAAACTATTTGATGATCAGCATCAAGATGGCTGCTACTATCACGCTGTCCATTGTTATTAAGAAAAGTGAGTCATCCACTATTAGATTACTGAACACCAACTCAATTCAAACGGTTTTGAGTCAGGTGTGTTTAGACTTGCTTTTGTGCGTCAGCTACATTATCCTTCTGACATACAATGCTTTGGCTCATTGACaacattgagaaaaaaaaagaactttgtgGACATAATTTATTGAACAATTCAGGCGCTGTTGAATTCTCGATTCCGAATGTTGTTGTTAAGTGTTGCTAAATTTTCTGCTCTGATACCCTGGCAAAAGTCTTTGGCCATGAACAAGCTTTTAGATTTGCTAataatgacatactgtattttttcccccttattacatttaaaaatgattggggggggggggggggggatgctGGTGAGGAAACTACTATTTAAAGATGCGATAACATCTTGTGGACATTTCACAACATTAGatttaaagataaatgaataaaaagtgtcttaaataaataaataaataaataaaaagtaactttGCCTTACACTGCTGCCTCAAAGACTATTTTTCTACAATTGCATGTCATTTgcaagttttgttttaaaaaaataaacttttgatTTCATTCAAGCAAATTCCTTACCCTGCATACAGACATCTGGTTGGTGGTCAGGGTACCAGTCTTATCTGAACAAATCACTGATGTGCAGCCCAGAGTCTCAACTGATGGCAGCGAGCGCACAATAGCATTCTTTTTAGCCATGCGGCGGGTTCCCAACGCGAGGCAGGTAGTAATGACGGCAGGAAGCCCTTCAGGGATGGCAGCTACTGCCAGCGCCACGGCGATCTTAAAGTAGTAGACGGCACCTCGGATccaagagccaccatgcactGGGTCGTTAAAGTGACCGATGTTGATGATCCACACGGCGATGCAGATGAGAGAGATGACTTTGGATAGCTGCTCTCCGAACTCATCCAGCTTTTGCTGCAGTGGAGTGCGCTCTTGCTCCGTAGAAGCCATTTCGTCGCGAATCTTGCCTATTTCTGTGTTCACTCCCGTGGCCACAACGACACCAACAGCCTTACCGGCAGCAATATTTGTTCCCTACAAATGGGCAAGAATGATAACCGTACATTGTGTTATTTACCAAATGATGAGATCCTCAAAACTAAGTAGTAAAACCTGCTCATCCACACAGAGATTTGACTCCCTGAGTAAAATAAATCGTACATTGCTAATTTAAACTTACAGAGAACAGCATGTTCTTCTTGTCCTGGTTTACAGCCCGTGGGTCAGGGACTGGATCTGTGTGTTTAATGACTGATACAGACTCTCCTACAGAAAAACACAATCAGAGggcaaaatcttaaaatttcAACTACGTCCTATACAGCTGATATTGTTGGTTTGGCTCCATTACATTATATTCAACACCAgggttttttataataataaaaacagctgCACAAAAGCttgtatataaatgaaataatttcacTGCACAATTATAAAATCATGGCAGTCTAAAAAAACTTATGGCTGTGttgtgtcagaaaataaaccagCATCTAGGTCGATGTATAAAgacttgtttatttctttgtttatttagcccccccccaaaaagccagtgttttcttttatctttctttctccaAAAAATCAGTAAGGTGTGTAATAAGGATCTGGTTTAACAAACAGTAGTAAAAATTGTCACTCTATCTATGAATCTCTTCATCCTTGTAATGTCTGGCTTTGACTGAGTTGTTGGATAATAATGTCACAGATTAAAATGACTAATCAGTTTAACTGGTTACAGGTATCATCTGTCAAAACAACCATGAGGAAATTTCCTTGCCCTTTACCACCTTTGGCACTAATCACACTTTACTTTGGTTGAAATAAATGCCTGAAATTTTTGGAAAGGTTTCCCCAGAATGCCACGCAAATAATCTCTTACTATGTTTTTTAGGTAATAGTCCAAGTGTGTTTTTACTTAGCGCTTACCACTTAGATTGCcctaggaaaaataataataataaaaataaaatacaagtaCAGGTTTACAGGCTTCCCCAGACATTAAAGTAAttcaataaaactaaataaaaaataactataaatattattattattaaataacatcAGGTCAGCAAGAAATGCTATGAGTATCATCTGAGTATCAGATGGAAAAGGAAGAACATGTATCTAATTTGTCTACTCAATCTCAAGGTACTGTTTTAATATGTTCTATATAACTTACCCAAATCAAATTTTCACAAAATTGATTTAATAATGTTCACATAATGACTCATAGCCACCCTATTATTAAACTCGCCGAATTTCAAATGAACTAGTCTAGTTTTAATAAGggctttataaattttttaaatcccaATCGTGGCGAGATACTCAGCATCACTGGTCTAGAATTAGAAGTGCTTTCATGGTCCTTCTCAACCTAAGGCTGTTATTCACAGCAAGGCTGAATGTGAGAACTAACAGCACTTTCTGAACTGAGCTTTCCTGAATGCACCTTCAACATAAAAGATTTGTATATGCAGCAAAATTAAGCATTAAATGCTCTAAACGTGTACTAAAACCATTAAAAATTGACTAGGATCTACAGTCTTAAACTTTACTACAgccaacatttaaaacaaacatcataGTGGTGTTTAAGGAAAACGTTAATTGTGACATAATTTATTATGATACTGATATTCCATCATCCTACAATGCTAGGCCCTTATCAGTTTATTCCATTACAGTTTAAGTACACCCACATTGTGCCAAGAACTGCATGATCAGTTTATTTGGCTGCATGGACACAAATCTAAATAGATTCACCACTGAACCTGAATCTTTAAATTATTGGTTTAGAAAGATGAGGATCAAGCTGAGGGAGGGTTAATAAGCAATTACATAAATTATCTGAATAGCGAattttgcaaaagaaaaatgGCCATGAATGGACATGATGCAGAAATCTTACCAATTAGGGTAGCAAAGCAAAGTTGAGCCCTACTGAAtagtttcctctctctctctctctctcacacacacacacacacacacacacacacacacacacacacacacacacacacacacacacacacacacacacactctttcctcCTTTTCTGAGCTCCTGAGCTGCAGACATCACTGACCACCCATTAAGGTCAGAATCATGGGTGGAAGGTTGTATTTTTGTTCTGCACACCACAGTGCAGTTATTTTTCCTCAAAttacaacaaccaaacatcaccACACAACTACAACAAAGTGTACTGGTGTGCAATTTCATACAAAGGTCTTTCTAGCAAACAAATGATATAAATTTCAGTTGTCTGAAATAAATGTTAGTTAACTAATCAGGGTAAACAATAATTGGGCACGCTGAAGTAAAAGCACACTGGAGCTTTTATTTAAAGAGCAGGCTAGCTAAATAACCTGGACTAAACATTTCCTAAGTATGTGAGCAGGTAAAGTCCATAAAGCATGAATAACATTGTGCATTAATTGACATATGTTACCTGTTAGAATGGACTGGTCCACTCGCAGTGTTGTGGATTTGATAGACGTTAGGCGGATATCGGCAGGAACTTTATCACCCACTAGAAGAGAAACAGAACGCTTGTGGTAAGAGATAAGTACAAAGTACAGCtcacaacaaataaataaataaaattcttattttattcaacGGTATCACTAAATCCTTTCATTAAACAACCAGTGCTTCCAAAATACCAGAGCTTTATCCCCAGTACCAAATTTAAGGATGCATTTCTCCAGAGAGCTCTTAAAAATTACTAAAGGCAATGGCTCTCACTCAAAGCACTAAACTTCAAAACACAACACTACAAAAAAAGCATAACACTTTTATCACATGCTCTAGCTGGCATGTCATGTGTGTTAAGACATTTTAAAGCAATCACTTTACCCACTATGTTCATTCTGAATGTTAATTTAAGCACaagtaataaaaacaagaaatcaATGCTTGAAAAACCTGAATCCTTCCAGTCCTCACTGTGAACCTGttaatgatgatgaaactgtgaCCTGGAATAATATCTCtcaaatttctaaaaaaaatccataaacacCACATTTTAAACTAGTTAGACTTTGCAGAAGTGAGCCGAGATAaatcaaaaagttttaaatctTCTCAGGCAAATGCTAAATATAGCTTGTGAATCATTCTTTCCACAAAATGGGAGGGGTTGTGACTgcttataaaagaaaaaaaaaataatgtaaacgtTTAAATCTTTTACAAAATTATCATTAAATCAGTGGGACGCTGGTGACATTTATTAGCCGCACAGAAGAGCATTCACTTAAACTGTCTACTTTAAACGCATAAACGATAAGTTTTTAAGAAATATGCTCCAATGAACTGGTTTCAAGCCAACCTTAAGCAAGTGTCTGAACAAGCTTTAGCTCTGAATCTGAGGGCATTTAATAGGGCTTCAGGAAAGCTATAGATATCTCGCACTACTTTTTCATGATGATGCTGTTGACAAAAATACACGCTGTTGTCAAAATGACCCTGAACCAAAGAAACAAATGTAGAGCATGTACCCAATATATAGCTGAAGCTGAAAAAAGGTCAGGCAGAAGGATAACCCACTTTAAGCAGACAAGGAGAAAGCACTCTCTTTGAACAAGATCTGTTCAGAGACAGATGTGGAAGAGATGTGGGATTAAAGAAAGCGTCCAAGTAACAAGCGATCTTCCATTTAATGGAACAACTTGTCTGTTGAGAAATGTAGAAGTGGTTTATTGTGGTATAATGTGTTATGAAACAGCTCAAAAATGTCAAAACACAAAAGCCCATAAGCTGTGCTAAATCATTGGCAGCAAGAAATACAAaattttctttcaattttttttttattcaaagccAGGTTTCAAACAATTGAAATCTGAAGTCACTGTGGCCGAATTGGTCAGTGTCATGCTTTGACCAAGTTAATGGACAAGTGCATAAAGAAGTGTAATTGACACAAGCTTGATCAATGCAGTATGTAATCAAATACAACTTGTCAAAATGACAATGATGGTGAGGTTTGAAAATGCCACAATTttactggttaaaaaaaaaaaaaaaaaaaaaaaaaaagaatctcagGAAACCATCATTTTCAGCAccctatatattaaataaatgtcaaaAAGCCACTACATAAAGCATTTTGCCAAACCGCTACATAATTTACTTTTACTAATGGTTTACTGCAGTATTCAGCAGCCAGACCTACTTGGCACCGATGGCAACCTCTGCAGAGCTTGGATTC from Clarias gariepinus isolate MV-2021 ecotype Netherlands chromosome 19, CGAR_prim_01v2, whole genome shotgun sequence includes the following:
- the atp2a2b gene encoding sarcoplasmic/endoplasmic reticulum calcium ATPase 2b, whose protein sequence is MENAHTKTVEEVYSYFSVNESTGLGLEQVKRQREKWGPNELPAEEGKSLWVLVIEQFEDLLVRILLLAACISFVLAWFEEGEETITAFVEPFVILLILIANAIVGVWQERNAENAIEALKEYEPEMGKVYRQDRKSVQRIKARDIVPGDIVEVAVGDKVPADIRLTSIKSTTLRVDQSILTGESVSVIKHTDPVPDPRAVNQDKKNMLFSGTNIAAGKAVGVVVATGVNTEIGKIRDEMASTEQERTPLQQKLDEFGEQLSKVISLICIAVWIINIGHFNDPVHGGSWIRGAVYYFKIAVALAVAAIPEGLPAVITTCLALGTRRMAKKNAIVRSLPSVETLGCTSVICSDKTGTLTTNQMSVCRMFIVDQVQGDSCSLKEFTVTGSTYAPEGQVFHEGKPVKCSKYDGLVEMATICALCNDSSLDYNEAKGVYEKVGEATETALTCLVEKMNVFDNDLTALPKIERANACNSVIKQLMKKEFTLEFSRDRKSMSVYCTPNKARSGLGKMFVKGAPEGVIDRCTHIRVGGNKVPLTPGIKEKILSVIREYGTGRDTLRCLALATRDNPISKEELRLEDSSCFVNYETDLTFVGCVGMLDPPRAEVAASIKLCRLAGIHVIMITGDNKGTAVAICRRIGIFKENDDVSRMAFTGREFDDLSPLAQREAVLTARCFARVEPSHKSKIVEYLQSCDEITAMTGDGVNDAPALKKAEIGIAMGSGTAVAKTASEMVLADDNFSTIVAAVEEGRAIYNNMKQFIRYLISSNVGEVVCIFLTAALGFPEALIPVQLLWVNLVTDGLPATALGFNPPDLDIMSKPPRNAKEPLISGWLFFRYLAIGCYVGAATVGAAAWWFIAAEDGPRVNFYQLSHFLQCGPENPEFEGINCEVFESPYPMTMALSVLVTIEMCNALNSVSENQSLLRMPPWENVWLLGAICLSMSLHFLILYVEPLPMIFQITPLNVTQWLMVLKISLPVILLDEVLKFAARNYLEPGKDLDSPTGKTCSLSACTEGISWPFVALSLPLVLWIYSIDTNLAEMFWS